The Marinobacter halotolerans genome includes a window with the following:
- the nuoL gene encoding NADH-quinone oxidoreductase subunit L: protein MMAMAMVLSFLFPLAGTLILGFYGGRLGSRASAIVGVGSVGLAALATGVLVMTHPGGDSVAGVTLWNWISVGDFQPTIGLAVDGLALVMMSVITGVGFLIHLFAAWYMVGEGSIARFYAWMNLFVFSMLLLVMGDNLLLLFLGWEGVGLCSYGLIGYYYQSSANGQAAMKAFVVTRIGDVFLALGLFLIFMELGSLDIDTVLARVPEVWAQGSATANLAALLVLGGALGKSAQVPLHTWLPDAMAGPTPVSALIHAATMVTAGVYLIARLNGLFLLAPDVLLLVGVIGAVSLLLAAFAALAQTDIKRVLAYSTMSQIGYMFLALGVGAFDAAIFHLVTHAFFKALLFLSAGAVIISCHHEQDMARLGGLWRKLPVAYGGFLVGGAALVALPLVSAGFFSKDEILWQAMAADQTGLLVAGLLGAVLTGLYTVRLILGTFHGEPGSDHARNPEPGTNPVTHHLPLVVLAVLSTFIGAWIYPGLGDIFPTAPGESTSTGHTLLQILAMGAAIAGLLLAGWLFIRKRDWLAEQVREGFGAGLWKLWHHAWGFDALFDRLLVRPWNLMVKWLRVDLVNLMMNLPALIARVLNSGMVRAQNGRVRSYALMMVLGATIILLTLALTPGGAA from the coding sequence ATGATGGCAATGGCGATGGTGCTCTCGTTTCTGTTCCCACTGGCCGGCACTCTGATTCTGGGCTTCTATGGCGGTCGCCTGGGGTCCCGGGCCAGCGCGATTGTGGGCGTTGGCAGCGTGGGTCTGGCGGCGCTGGCCACCGGCGTGCTGGTGATGACGCACCCCGGTGGCGACAGTGTGGCAGGCGTAACCCTGTGGAACTGGATCTCGGTAGGGGATTTCCAACCCACCATTGGCCTGGCGGTGGATGGCCTGGCGCTGGTGATGATGTCGGTGATCACCGGCGTGGGTTTTCTGATTCACCTGTTCGCCGCCTGGTATATGGTCGGCGAGGGCAGCATTGCCCGCTTCTATGCCTGGATGAACCTGTTCGTGTTCAGCATGTTGCTGCTGGTCATGGGCGATAACCTGCTGTTGCTGTTCCTGGGTTGGGAAGGCGTTGGCCTATGCAGCTATGGGCTAATCGGCTACTACTACCAGAGCAGTGCCAATGGCCAGGCCGCCATGAAGGCTTTTGTGGTTACCCGTATAGGTGATGTGTTTCTGGCCTTGGGTCTGTTCCTGATCTTCATGGAACTGGGCTCTCTGGATATCGACACGGTGCTGGCCCGGGTGCCGGAAGTCTGGGCGCAGGGCAGTGCCACCGCCAACCTGGCGGCCCTGCTTGTGCTGGGTGGCGCCCTTGGCAAGTCAGCCCAGGTGCCATTGCACACCTGGCTGCCGGACGCCATGGCCGGCCCCACGCCGGTGTCTGCATTGATCCACGCCGCTACGATGGTCACCGCCGGTGTCTACCTCATTGCGCGGCTCAACGGCCTGTTCCTTCTGGCGCCGGATGTGCTACTGCTGGTTGGCGTCATTGGAGCTGTATCCCTTCTGCTGGCAGCCTTTGCGGCGCTGGCCCAGACGGACATCAAGCGGGTGCTGGCCTATTCCACCATGAGCCAGATCGGATATATGTTCCTCGCCCTGGGCGTAGGGGCCTTCGATGCGGCCATTTTTCATCTGGTGACCCATGCGTTCTTCAAGGCGCTGCTGTTTCTGTCGGCCGGGGCGGTCATTATCAGCTGTCATCATGAGCAGGACATGGCGCGCCTTGGCGGCCTGTGGCGCAAACTACCGGTGGCCTACGGTGGCTTTCTGGTGGGTGGCGCCGCTCTGGTGGCATTGCCGCTGGTGTCCGCAGGCTTCTTCAGCAAGGACGAGATTCTGTGGCAGGCCATGGCCGCCGACCAGACCGGTCTGCTGGTGGCCGGCCTGCTGGGTGCCGTGCTGACCGGGCTCTATACCGTGCGCTTGATCCTGGGCACTTTCCACGGCGAGCCGGGCAGCGACCATGCCCGCAATCCGGAGCCGGGCACCAACCCCGTGACCCATCATCTTCCGCTAGTCGTGCTGGCGGTGCTGTCCACTTTCATCGGCGCCTGGATCTATCCGGGGCTGGGGGATATCTTCCCGACCGCCCCCGGGGAGAGCACCAGTACGGGACACACTCTGCTGCAAATTCTGGCTATGGGCGCTGCCATTGCCGGCCTGCTTCTGGCGGGTTGGCTGTTTATCCGCAAGCGTGACTGGCTTGCGGAGCAGGTTCGTGAGGGGTTCGGTGCTGGCCTGTGGAAACTCTGGCACCACGCCTGGGGCTTTGATGCCCTGTTCGACAGGCTGCTGGTCCGGCCCTGGAATCTAATGGTGAAGTGGCTGCGGGTGGATCTGGTGAACCTGATGATGAACCTGCCGGCGTTGATCGCGCGGGTGCTGAATTCGGGCATGGTTCGGGCCCAGAACGGCCGGGTGCGCAGCTATGCACTGATGATGGTGCTGGGCGCCACGATCATTCTGTTGACACTGGCGCTGACGCCGGGAGGCGCGGCATGA
- the nuoM gene encoding NADH-quinone oxidoreductase subunit M, with amino-acid sequence MILLWLILIPFIGGLLCWQAERWGEQVPRWIALGTMLFVLLISILLWLGGDFSLPLAGGSQWLLEWRTDWIPRFGIEIHLAMDGLSLILVALTGFLGALAVLCSWHEIDERVGFFHLNLLFILGGVVGVFLALDLFLFFLFWEMMLVPMYFLIALWGHSGSPGQTRIRAATRFFIYTQASGLLMLVSIITLVFIHFGNTGELSFSYNTLLNADIPEGLAPWLMLGFFIAFAVKLPVVPFHGWLPDAHAQAPTAGSVDLAGILLKTAAYGILRFALPLFPEESQAFAPVAMTLGLVGIVYGAVLACGQQDIKRLIAYTSISHMGFVLIALYSGSELAIQGAIVLMVAHAFSSAGLFILSGQLYERIHTRDMSVMGGLWSRIPVLPGFTMCFVAASLGMPVTANFVGEFMVLFGTFPNAPTVVVIASVGLVLAAIYSLLLMQRVHFGPEFRQGALRGPDVREYAMMLTLLVLTIAVGIYPQPLLDTTAALAAPVAELFSEGANLPVQAGEVN; translated from the coding sequence ATGATCCTGCTCTGGCTGATACTGATTCCGTTTATTGGTGGTCTGCTGTGCTGGCAGGCGGAGCGCTGGGGCGAACAGGTGCCCCGCTGGATCGCCCTGGGGACCATGCTGTTTGTGCTTCTGATCAGCATCCTGTTGTGGCTTGGTGGTGACTTCAGCCTGCCGCTTGCCGGTGGCAGTCAGTGGCTGCTGGAATGGCGGACCGATTGGATTCCCCGTTTTGGCATTGAGATACACCTGGCGATGGACGGTCTGTCGCTCATTCTTGTCGCCCTGACAGGCTTTCTCGGGGCACTGGCAGTGCTCTGTTCCTGGCACGAGATTGACGAGCGTGTGGGCTTTTTCCACCTGAACCTGCTGTTCATCCTGGGTGGCGTGGTTGGTGTTTTTCTGGCACTGGACCTGTTCCTGTTCTTCCTGTTCTGGGAAATGATGCTGGTGCCCATGTATTTCCTGATTGCACTGTGGGGGCACAGCGGCTCACCGGGGCAGACCCGCATACGTGCCGCCACGCGTTTCTTTATTTACACCCAGGCCAGCGGCCTGCTGATGCTGGTGTCGATTATCACCCTGGTGTTTATCCACTTCGGCAATACCGGCGAGCTTTCCTTCAGCTATAACACGCTACTGAATGCTGACATTCCGGAGGGGCTGGCGCCCTGGCTGATGCTGGGGTTCTTTATTGCCTTTGCGGTGAAACTGCCGGTGGTACCCTTTCACGGCTGGTTGCCGGATGCCCATGCCCAAGCGCCGACGGCCGGCAGCGTCGATCTGGCCGGCATTCTGCTAAAAACCGCAGCCTACGGCATTCTGCGGTTTGCGTTGCCGCTTTTCCCGGAAGAGTCCCAGGCCTTTGCGCCAGTTGCCATGACCCTGGGGCTGGTGGGCATTGTCTACGGCGCCGTGTTGGCTTGCGGGCAACAGGACATCAAGCGGCTGATTGCCTACACCAGTATATCCCACATGGGTTTTGTGCTGATTGCCCTGTATTCCGGCTCGGAACTGGCGATTCAGGGGGCTATTGTGCTGATGGTGGCCCATGCCTTCTCCAGCGCCGGATTGTTCATTCTCAGCGGCCAGCTCTATGAGCGCATCCATACCCGGGATATGAGCGTCATGGGCGGGCTCTGGTCCCGTATTCCGGTGCTGCCGGGGTTCACCATGTGTTTTGTTGCGGCGTCCCTGGGTATGCCCGTAACCGCCAATTTTGTGGGTGAATTCATGGTGCTGTTCGGAACCTTTCCCAACGCGCCGACCGTGGTGGTGATTGCCAGTGTCGGGCTGGTGCTGGCTGCGATCTATTCCCTGCTGCTGATGCAACGGGTGCACTTCGGTCCCGAATTCCGGCAGGGTGCTCTGCGCGGCCCTGATGTCAGGGAATACGCCATGATGCTGACGCTACTGGTGCTGACGATCGCCGTGGGGATCTATCCGCAACCGCTGCTGGATACCACCGCTGCCCTGGCCGCGCCGGTGGCGGAGCTCTTCAGCGAGGGCGCTAATCTGCCGGTTCAGGCCGGGGAGGTGAACTGA
- the nuoN gene encoding NADH-quinone oxidoreductase subunit NuoN yields the protein MLTLADLVALLPLIIVGSTAVVVMLGIAWQRNHGLAALLSAAGLLLALLLVPVASGAPSSPPLMVMDGLAIMGSVLVLLCALVTVALSHHYLTGYIGPREEFYLLLLCAVTGALGLVASDHLAMLFISLELLSMPLYGMLAYSFRAERSLEAGIKYLILSAAATAFLLFGMALIYARTGRMDLAGLTTAIAAGEDLWTLAGAALMLVGLGFKLSIVPFHLWTPDVYQGGPAPATLFLATVSKLAVFVLLLRLVLVAPVFSSDWLGALVTVLAVLTMLGGNLLALFQQNIKRLLGYSSIAHFGYLLVAIVVGGPLATETVGVYLITYLVTTLAAFGVVARLSSPFEGEDAAGLHHYRGLFWRRPWLAVVMTVSFLSLAGIPLTAGFIGKFYVLALGVADARWWLVGGIVAGSAVGLYYYLRVMVTLYLPEPGKQRREIATDWGSRIGGLTLLVVALLILVLGIYPSPMIQWVNG from the coding sequence ATGCTGACCCTGGCTGACCTCGTTGCTTTGTTGCCGCTGATTATCGTCGGTTCCACCGCCGTGGTGGTGATGCTGGGCATTGCCTGGCAGCGCAATCACGGGCTTGCCGCCTTGCTCTCGGCCGCTGGCCTTCTGCTGGCTCTTTTATTGGTACCGGTGGCGTCCGGGGCCCCGTCATCGCCGCCGCTGATGGTGATGGACGGCCTGGCTATTATGGGCAGTGTGCTGGTGTTGTTGTGCGCGCTGGTAACCGTGGCACTGAGCCATCATTACCTGACCGGCTATATCGGCCCCCGGGAAGAATTCTATCTGTTATTGCTGTGCGCGGTGACCGGCGCTCTGGGGCTGGTCGCCAGTGATCATCTGGCCATGCTGTTTATCAGTCTGGAACTGCTGTCGATGCCGCTCTACGGCATGCTGGCCTATAGCTTCCGGGCCGAGCGGTCGCTGGAGGCTGGCATCAAGTACCTGATCCTGTCCGCCGCTGCGACCGCGTTCCTGTTGTTTGGCATGGCTCTTATCTATGCCCGCACCGGCCGTATGGATCTGGCCGGCCTGACGACGGCCATTGCAGCCGGCGAGGACCTGTGGACCCTGGCCGGGGCGGCACTGATGCTGGTGGGCCTGGGCTTCAAACTCTCCATCGTGCCGTTCCATCTCTGGACGCCGGACGTTTACCAGGGCGGACCGGCACCGGCGACCCTGTTTCTGGCGACGGTCAGCAAGCTGGCGGTGTTTGTGCTTCTGCTACGCCTGGTGCTGGTGGCGCCGGTATTCAGCAGTGACTGGCTTGGCGCCCTGGTGACCGTGCTTGCGGTACTGACCATGCTCGGCGGTAACCTGTTGGCATTGTTTCAGCAGAACATCAAGCGACTGCTGGGCTATTCCTCCATTGCCCACTTTGGTTACCTGTTGGTGGCAATCGTCGTGGGCGGGCCGCTGGCTACAGAAACCGTCGGGGTTTACCTGATTACCTATCTGGTGACGACCCTGGCGGCATTCGGGGTGGTTGCCCGGCTCTCCAGCCCGTTCGAGGGCGAGGATGCCGCCGGGCTGCATCATTATCGCGGTCTGTTCTGGCGTCGGCCCTGGCTGGCGGTGGTAATGACGGTAAGCTTTCTGTCGCTGGCGGGTATTCCGCTGACCGCTGGGTTTATTGGCAAATTCTATGTGCTGGCGCTGGGTGTGGCGGATGCCCGTTGGTGGCTGGTTGGCGGTATCGTCGCTGGCAGCGCGGTTGGCCTTTATTATTACCTGCGGGTGATGGTCACGCTCTATCTGCCGGAGCCGGGCAAGCAGAGACGGGAGATCGCCACGGACTGGGGCAGCCGTATTGGCGGGCTGACGCTGCTGGTGGTCGCCCTGTTGATCCTGGTGCTGGGAATTTATCCGTCGCCCATGATCCAGTGGGTTAACGGTTAG
- the nuoK gene encoding NADH-quinone oxidoreductase subunit NuoK, with amino-acid sequence MTGIPMEHGLILASILFSLGLLGLMLRRNMLFVLMSLEVMLNSAALAFVVAATAWDQPEGQAMFLLVITLAAAEASVGLALMIQLYQRFRSLNLDEASRMRG; translated from the coding sequence ATGACGGGAATTCCCATGGAACATGGACTGATTCTGGCATCCATCCTCTTCAGCCTGGGGCTGTTGGGGCTCATGCTGCGCCGCAATATGCTTTTTGTGCTGATGAGCCTGGAAGTGATGCTCAACTCTGCGGCGCTGGCGTTTGTGGTAGCCGCGACCGCCTGGGACCAGCCGGAGGGTCAGGCCATGTTCCTGCTGGTGATTACCCTGGCAGCGGCAGAAGCCAGCGTCGGGCTGGCGTTGATGATCCAGCTTTACCAGCGGTTCCGTTCCCTTAATCTGGATGAAGCCAGCAGGATGCGCGGATGA
- the nuoI gene encoding NADH-quinone oxidoreductase subunit NuoI: METKERREQEGASNVPLIRSLTSTSFLRLVPATWSQIRTLGMVFMHSFRKRETVNYPEQEVYLPPRYRGRIVLTRDPDGEERCVACNLCAVACPVDCISLQKGEQEDGRWYPEFFRINFSRCIFCGMCEEACPTSAIQLTPDFEMGEYDRQQLVYEKEDLLINGPGKDHDYHFYKVAGMAIGGKGKGEAQNEEAPEDVRTLLP, translated from the coding sequence ATGGAAACGAAGGAGAGGAGAGAGCAGGAGGGCGCCAGTAATGTCCCCCTGATTCGATCACTGACCTCAACCTCTTTCCTGAGGCTGGTGCCGGCGACCTGGTCCCAGATACGTACACTGGGCATGGTGTTCATGCACAGCTTCCGTAAGCGGGAAACGGTGAACTATCCCGAGCAGGAGGTGTATCTGCCACCACGGTATCGTGGGCGCATCGTGCTGACCCGGGACCCGGACGGCGAGGAGCGTTGTGTTGCCTGCAACCTTTGCGCGGTGGCCTGCCCGGTGGACTGCATCTCCCTGCAGAAGGGTGAGCAGGAAGACGGCCGCTGGTACCCGGAGTTCTTCCGCATCAACTTCTCCCGCTGCATCTTCTGCGGCATGTGCGAGGAAGCCTGCCCGACCTCGGCCATTCAGCTGACGCCGGATTTCGAGATGGGCGAGTACGACCGTCAGCAGCTGGTGTATGAGAAAGAGGATCTGCTGATCAACGGGCCCGGCAAGGACCACGACTACCATTTCTACAAGGTCGCCGGCATGGCCATTGGCGGTAAAGGCAAGGGTGAGGCGCAGAACGAGGAGGCACCGGAGGATGTGCGTACGCTGCTGCCCTGA
- the nuoJ gene encoding NADH-quinone oxidoreductase subunit J, translating into MELAFYLSGLVAVLATIGVITGTSPVHAVVYLIVSLIAVALVFFALGAPFAGALEIIVYAGAIMVLFVFVVMMLNLGRDTDRDETFLHPRNWVGPSVLTLVLLGALFTLIGQGGIGQSIDGDLLTARAVALTLFGPWLMVVELAAILLLAALVTASHVGRRNNPLRGRSKPGKQGGKP; encoded by the coding sequence ATGGAACTGGCTTTCTACCTCAGCGGCCTGGTTGCAGTGCTGGCCACAATCGGTGTGATCACCGGCACGAGCCCGGTTCACGCGGTGGTGTACCTGATTGTCTCGTTGATTGCCGTGGCGCTGGTGTTCTTTGCCCTGGGCGCGCCCTTCGCGGGGGCTCTGGAAATCATCGTGTACGCCGGGGCCATCATGGTGCTGTTTGTGTTCGTGGTGATGATGCTCAATCTGGGACGGGACACAGACCGGGACGAGACTTTCCTGCATCCGCGCAACTGGGTCGGCCCGTCGGTGCTGACGCTGGTTCTGCTGGGGGCGCTGTTTACCCTGATTGGTCAGGGCGGCATCGGCCAGAGCATTGACGGCGATCTGCTGACCGCCCGGGCCGTTGCGCTGACCCTGTTCGGGCCGTGGCTGATGGTGGTGGAGCTGGCGGCTATTCTCCTGTTGGCAGCGCTGGTAACGGCGTCCCATGTTGGTCGTCGCAACAATCCGCTTCGCGGGCGCAGCAAACCGGGAAAGCAGGGAGGCAAGCCATGA
- a CDS encoding M90 family metallopeptidase, which translates to MLIYTLCVFAVIGFSVFYLFFYRGWRRDRQLQEPFPESWRQLLESRVPLYSRLPIDLRNQLDQHVQLFLAEKSFYGCDGFEVDDTVRLTVAGHACLLIVARNFSDFDEVNSILVYPDTYRVREVESDGLVVSESNQIRAGEASSRGQVVLAWTECEEGAVDPKGHHNVILHEFAHQLDYLDGTADGAPPLSGEQAQQWQKTMTHAYEHLRHSLRHHQKPWLDPYGATEPAEFFAVLTEAFFQQPDHLKQEQPQVYKLLCDFYRFDPLTL; encoded by the coding sequence ATGCTGATCTACACTCTCTGCGTTTTTGCGGTTATCGGCTTTTCGGTTTTCTACCTGTTTTTCTATCGGGGATGGCGGCGGGACAGGCAGCTTCAAGAGCCTTTCCCGGAATCCTGGCGGCAGTTGCTGGAATCCAGAGTGCCCCTCTATTCCCGACTACCTATTGACCTCAGAAATCAGCTGGACCAGCACGTGCAGTTGTTCCTGGCGGAAAAGTCCTTCTATGGCTGCGACGGCTTCGAGGTGGACGACACTGTGCGGCTCACGGTTGCCGGCCACGCCTGCCTGCTGATCGTCGCCCGCAACTTCTCGGATTTTGACGAGGTAAACAGCATTCTGGTTTATCCAGACACCTATCGGGTCAGAGAGGTGGAAAGCGACGGCCTGGTGGTCAGCGAAAGCAATCAGATCCGCGCGGGTGAAGCTTCCAGTCGCGGCCAGGTGGTACTAGCCTGGACGGAATGCGAGGAAGGTGCTGTAGACCCGAAGGGCCACCACAACGTCATTCTCCACGAGTTCGCCCATCAGTTGGACTACCTTGACGGAACCGCCGACGGCGCGCCCCCACTGAGCGGTGAGCAGGCGCAGCAATGGCAGAAGACCATGACCCATGCCTATGAGCACCTGCGTCACTCCCTTCGCCATCACCAGAAGCCCTGGCTGGACCCATACGGGGCCACCGAGCCGGCCGAGTTTTTCGCAGTACTGACCGAGGCCTTCTTCCAGCAACCCGACCACCTGAAACAGGAGCAACCGCAGGTCTACAAGCTGCTTTGTGACTTCTACCGGTTTGACCCGCTGACGCTCTAA